From Montipora foliosa isolate CH-2021 chromosome 6, ASM3666993v2, whole genome shotgun sequence, a single genomic window includes:
- the LOC138006122 gene encoding uncharacterized protein, whose protein sequence is MAASQRLKDVKEGLKKYLPYCGLGSYPVLALHSVKVYPEELIIGRNSRALIFHGALALSGLGTATYIFSRPVFRIMQPPKSKQLLWSGFGSLIFNFGSLLLWAICKEIFPKNKLLRAVFALSSSAGLVYVGTDYLQAVDALRFGVIAEREVGHEL, encoded by the coding sequence atggcggccagtCAACGCTTGAAGGATGTGAAAGAAGGCTTGAAGAAATACCTTCCTTATTGTGGTCTCGGTAGTTACCCAGTGCTTGCTCTTCATTCAGTTAAGGTGTATCCTGAGGAGCTCATAATTGGTCGGAATTCAAGGGCACTTATTTTCCATGGAGCGCTGGCTTTGTCTGGGCTTGGAACTGCCACATACATCTTTTCAAGGCCTGTCTTTCGTATCATGCAACCACCTAAATCTAAACAACTTTTATGGAGCGGTTTTGGTTCTTTGATATTCAACTTTGGATCTCTATTGCTTTGGGCAATTTGTAAAGAAATCTTTCCTAAGAACAAACTCTTACGGGCTGTTTTCGCTCTGTCTTCAAGCGCTGGTCTTGTGTACGTCGGCACAGATTATTTGCAAGCAGTGGATGCACTTCGATTTGGAGTCATTGCGGAGAGAGAAGTCGGCCACGAGCTTTAA